In Panulirus ornatus isolate Po-2019 chromosome 30, ASM3632096v1, whole genome shotgun sequence, a single genomic region encodes these proteins:
- the LOC139758567 gene encoding LOW QUALITY PROTEIN: probable glutamate receptor (The sequence of the model RefSeq protein was modified relative to this genomic sequence to represent the inferred CDS: deleted 1 base in 1 codon), with translation MVPEVMKLLGLLTFALPALTRLRHPYSNVDTLAAAGEAIDDVLAPVSQSQSSVILILDGNTSANTVFAEMGKLRAPWGVGVLEVVTTSQDALVTEDQFSQAVAEARTLRQLSRCVTVVVVSDDPAFLTSFAKWSLKGRLLAWSTRLLAVTRLPLPELQDLHSTFSVANTMLLIAEDTREYIRQGCKVYVYLPHNPQGVEPLLVASWTHRRRLIFTTSLQLFPEKFAKFTYGPTLVVAAEMFSPHLLLVQEKTTTSALSFIGPLINVLDILAKTMNFTYKYERPPDGSWGVKLENGSWTGMVGMVVRKETDIGLGPFDITATRAADVDFTRPILTETGRILGGRGRPEVDPWAFLMPLAPLVWVAILTTLLVVPVIGFLFSLCSRRKTTNTSLRSSSIYIRYIRILLQQGDSMLPNSWWEPLVVGVWMMTTLVLTRSYTGNLMSYLAVRHIPHPYQSLRDVLDDPSASIVMEDDTSYVQYYRSVKSGIFREIAVAETKGRVKSLRDVIHHHKLSLFKQGDHVLIAEDRYLQVLTSEDFSSTGRCDFYSSQERFLPFMSALIAQKDNPMVPVMSERIKSITQAGLYDHWTKEYMPNSTSCAYPPTKIAVHTSLTVHNLGGMFILLVSGHVVSTLLLGLEILNARLLQLWISTANEDPSA, from the exons ATGGTGCCGGAGGTGATGAAACTGCTGGGCCTCCTCACCTTTGCTCTCCCTGCTCTCACCCGCCTGCGACACCCGTATA GTAATGTGGATACACTggcagcagcaggggaggcaATAGACGATGTTCTGGCACCAGTGTCGCAGTCTCAGTCTTCTGTCATCCTCATCTTGGACGGCAATACCTCGGCCAATACGGTCTTCGCC GAGATGGGTAAGCTGAGAGCTCCCTGGGGTGTCGGAGTGCTGGAGGTGGTAACGACCAGCCAGGACGCTCTGGTGACGGAGGACCAATTCTCCCAGGCGGTCGCCGAGGCTCGCACG CTGAGGCAGTTATCACGatgcgtgacggtggtggtggtgagtgacgacCCGGCCTTCCTCACCTCCTTCGCCAAGTGGTCCCTCAAGGGTCGCCTTCTGGCGTGGTCGACGAGGCTCCTCGCTGTCACCCGTCTGCCCCTCCCAGAGCTACAGGATCTCCACAGTACTTTCTCCGTGGCCAATACTATGCTGCTCATCGCAGAAGATACCCGAGAATACATCAGGCAAGG CTGCAAAGTGTACGTTTACCTGCCACATAATCCCCAAGGAGTGGAACCACTACTTGTTGCCTCCTGGACGCACCGTCGAAGACTAATTTTCACCACCAGCCTTCAACTCTTTCCTGAAAAATTTGCCAA ATTTACTTACGGACCGACGCTGGTTGTGGCCGCAGAGATgttctcacctcacctcctcctggtgCAGGAGAAGACCACGACTTCTGCACTGTCATTTATAGGACCTTTGATAAACGTGCTGGACATACTTGCTAAAACTATGAATTTCAC GTACAAATACGAACGTCCACCTGACGGGTCTTGGGGAGTCAAACTGGAGAACGGCTCATGGACGGGCATGGTTGgcatggtggtcaggaag GAAACAGATATTGGTCTTGGCCCATTCGACATCACTGCCACTCGAGCTGCGGACGTGGACTTCACGAGGCCAATACTGACTGAGACTGGGAGGATCCTTGGTGGCCGAGGGCGGCCAGAGGTGGACCCGTGGGCCTTCCTGATGCCTCTCgcgcccctggtgtgggtggccaTCCTGACGACGCTGCTGGTGGTGCCCGTGATCGGGTTTCTCTTCTCTTTGTGTTCACGTCGCAAGACTACCAATACATCCCTCAGGTCTTCGAGTATATACATTCGTTATATTCGCATATTATTACAGCAAG GCGACTCAATGCTTCCAAACTCGTGGTGGGAgccgctggtggtgggggtgtggatgatgacgaCGCTGGTGTTAACCAGGAGCTACACAGGCAACCTCATGTCATACCTGGCCGTGAGACACATCCCACATCCTTACCAGAGCCTACGAGACGTGTTGGACGATCCATCAGCAAGTATAGTCATGGAGGATGATACGTCCTACGTGCAGTATTACCGA TCTGTGAAATCTGGTATATTCCGAGAAATTGCCGTTGCGGAA ACAAAGGGACGTGTCAAGAGTCTACGAGACGTGATCCACCATCACAAGCTCTCGCTCTTCAAACAAGGTGACCACGTCCTGATAGCAGAAGACCGGTACCTACAAGTTCTGACCTCTGAAGATTTCTCAAGTACAG GTCGGTGTGACTTCTATTCATCACAGGAAAGGTTTCTACCTTTCATGTCCGCTTTGATCGCTCAGAAGGACAATCCTATGGTTCCTGTCATGAGCGAGAG AATCAAGTCCATAACACAGGCAGGGCTGTATGACCACTGGACGAAGGAGTACATGCCAAACTCAACCTCTTGCGCGTACCCTCCAACTAAGATTGCtgtccacacctcactcactgTTCACAACCTTGGG GGGATGTTCATACTACTAGTTTCTGGGCACGTTGTGAGTACACTCCTCCTGGGCCTCGAGATTCTCAACGCTAGGCTACTTCAGTTGTGGATTTCCACAGCAAACGAGGATCCGAGCGCATGA